In the Pseudothauera hydrothermalis genome, one interval contains:
- the panC gene encoding pantoate--beta-alanine ligase, whose amino-acid sequence MQIHHTIASLRAALAGAGRIVFVPTMGNLHAGHIGLMTEARAHGDCVVASIFVNRLQFGPHEDFDKYPRTFVEDCAKLEAAGVDHLFAPDEVEMYPTPQTYHIDPAGAHVGMLEGAARPGHFRGVATVVLKLFNIVRPQVAVFGKKDYQQLMVIQNMVREFALPIDIVRGETARAEDGLALSSRNGYLSAAERAEAPRMYRLLERIRAAVHAGERDYAKLEAAAVTELTAHGWQPDYVSIRRRCDLQPPLAEEPGALVVLGAARLGHTRLIDNLEI is encoded by the coding sequence ATGCAGATCCATCACACCATCGCCAGTCTGCGCGCTGCCCTTGCCGGGGCGGGGCGCATCGTTTTCGTGCCGACCATGGGCAACCTGCACGCCGGCCACATCGGTCTGATGACAGAGGCGCGTGCGCATGGCGACTGTGTGGTCGCCAGCATTTTCGTCAATCGCCTGCAATTCGGTCCCCACGAGGATTTCGACAAATACCCGCGCACCTTCGTGGAAGACTGCGCCAAGCTGGAAGCGGCCGGGGTCGATCATCTGTTCGCCCCGGACGAAGTGGAGATGTATCCAACACCGCAGACCTACCATATCGACCCGGCGGGCGCCCATGTCGGCATGCTGGAAGGCGCGGCACGGCCGGGACATTTTCGCGGCGTGGCCACCGTGGTGCTCAAACTGTTCAACATCGTCCGCCCGCAGGTGGCCGTGTTCGGCAAGAAGGATTACCAGCAGTTGATGGTGATCCAGAACATGGTGCGCGAATTCGCCCTGCCGATCGACATCGTGCGCGGTGAAACCGCACGCGCTGAAGACGGTTTGGCGCTGTCTTCGCGCAACGGTTACCTTTCGGCCGCCGAGCGCGCCGAAGCGCCGCGCATGTACCGCCTGCTCGAGCGTATCCGCGCCGCGGTGCACGCTGGCGAGCGTGACTATGCAAAACTGGAAGCCGCAGCCGTGACGGAACTGACCGCCCACGGCTGGCAGCCCGATTACGTGAGCATCCGCCGCCGTTGCGATCTACAACCGCCGCTGGCGGAGGAGCCTGGCGCGTTGGTGGTGCTGGGTGCCGCCCGCCTGGGTCACACCCGGCTGATCGACAATCTGGAAATCTGA
- a CDS encoding CBS domain-containing protein, whose product MTTTVRQVLEAKGGKVFCVAPETTAFQALGLMAEHNIGAVLVTDNERLAGIFTERDYARKVVLKGLRSTDVSVRELMTASPQTVRLDQTVDEVMNIMTERRFRHLPVLEGERIVGLISIGDVVKSVIDEQRRTISHLSNYIAGDIAT is encoded by the coding sequence ATGACGACGACGGTTCGACAAGTTCTGGAAGCCAAGGGCGGCAAAGTTTTCTGTGTGGCGCCGGAAACCACCGCTTTCCAGGCACTCGGCTTGATGGCCGAGCACAACATCGGTGCCGTGCTGGTAACCGACAACGAACGGCTGGCAGGCATCTTCACCGAACGCGACTACGCGCGCAAAGTAGTGCTCAAGGGCCTGCGCTCCACCGATGTCAGCGTCCGTGAGTTGATGACCGCCTCGCCGCAGACCGTGCGCCTGGACCAGACGGTCGATGAGGTCATGAACATCATGACTGAAAGACGCTTCCGTCACCTGCCAGTGCTCGAAGGCGAGCGTATCGTCGGCCTCATCTCGATCGGCGACGTGGTCAAATCGGTCATCGACGAACAGCGCCGCACCATCTCCCACTTGTCCAACTACATCGCCGGCGACATCGCCACCTGA